In Chryseobacterium lactis, a single genomic region encodes these proteins:
- a CDS encoding DUF456 domain-containing protein, with the protein MDTTVINILCLILLFIGILGTFLPVLPGLLLSICGLLIYKFGTDADLPMIYIWAFGILTLASVVLSYVIPAKTNRKYGGTRWGSIGSVIGTIVGIFLPIPLGFLVGMFAGVFIGEMLHDSKDMNKALQSTKGALIGFIYGTGFSFVVGVAMFLVVLLNMFSII; encoded by the coding sequence ATGGATACAACAGTCATTAATATTCTTTGCCTTATTCTGTTATTTATTGGGATATTAGGAACTTTCTTACCGGTTTTGCCCGGTTTGTTACTGAGTATCTGCGGACTTCTGATCTATAAGTTCGGAACAGATGCAGATCTGCCAATGATTTATATCTGGGCATTTGGTATTCTTACTTTAGCTTCTGTAGTTTTGAGCTATGTAATTCCTGCAAAAACCAACAGAAAATACGGAGGAACCCGTTGGGGAAGCATCGGTTCTGTAATCGGAACCATTGTCGGAATATTCCTTCCCATTCCGCTGGGCTTTCTTGTAGGGATGTTTGCAGGAGTATTTATTGGGGAAATGCTTCATGACAGTAAAGACATGAATAAAGCACTGCAATCCACCAAAGGAGCATTAATCGGATTCATTTACGGAACAGGATTCAGCTTTGTGGTAGGAGTGGCAATGTTTTTGGTAGTACTTTTAAATATGTTTAGTATTATTTAA